The Paracoccus sediminicola genome has a segment encoding these proteins:
- a CDS encoding SDR family NAD(P)-dependent oxidoreductase, whose translation MRILITGANRGIGAGLKAAFEKRGDEVIGTSRGGGDGLLRCDVTQPESVAALRDAVGADGLDLLICNSGVYLDKGAPLEGGYDAQIFQQSFAVNATGVFLTIEALLPALRAAKGRIAILSSMMASDSRAPGGSLAYRASKAAALNLGRNLARELEGCGIAVGIYHPGWVRTEMGSQAADISVSESVAGLVQRFDALSLSDTGCFESYDGQRLEF comes from the coding sequence ATGCGCATTCTCATCACGGGTGCCAATCGCGGCATTGGCGCGGGTCTGAAAGCGGCCTTCGAGAAACGGGGCGATGAGGTGATCGGCACCAGCAGGGGCGGCGGGGACGGGTTGTTGCGCTGCGATGTGACCCAGCCGGAATCGGTCGCCGCGCTTCGCGACGCTGTCGGGGCTGACGGTCTCGACCTGCTTATCTGCAATTCGGGGGTCTATCTGGACAAGGGCGCACCGCTGGAAGGCGGCTATGATGCCCAGATCTTCCAGCAGAGCTTTGCGGTGAATGCGACCGGCGTGTTCCTGACCATCGAGGCGCTGCTGCCCGCCTTGCGCGCGGCCAAGGGACGGATCGCGATCCTGTCCTCGATGATGGCTTCGGATTCGCGGGCGCCAGGTGGGAGCCTTGCCTATCGGGCCTCGAAGGCAGCGGCGCTGAATCTGGGGCGAAACCTGGCGCGCGAACTGGAAGGCTGCGGCATCGCGGTCGGGATTTATCACCCCGGCTGGGTCCGCACCGAGATGGGCAGCCAGGCGGCGGATATCTCGGTCTCGGAATCTGTGGCGGGTCTGGTGCAGCGTTTCGACGCGCTGAGTCTGTCGGATACGGGCTGTTTCGAATCCTATGACGGGCAGCGCCTGGAGTTCTGA
- the trpE gene encoding anthranilate synthase component I translates to MRISPDFEAFRPGWDEGRNQLLTMRLAADLDTPVSLMLKLAEAAPNSFVLESVTGGEVRGRYSIVGMRPDLIWECRAGQARINREARYSDRFADDDRPALDSLRALIAESRIEMPDDVPAAAAGLFGYLGYDMIRLVEHLPDVNPDPLNVPDAMLLRPSVVAVLDGVKGEVTLCAPVWHDSAINARAAYAQAAERLAEALRSLDRMPHEPREMGRSHDIGAPRSNFTHEGYKQAVEKAKDYIRAGDIFQVVPAQRWAMEFPLPPFSLYRSLRRTNPSPFMFFLNLEPEEGGFQIVGASPEILVRLRDGEVTIRPIAGTRPRGGNEAEDRALEADLLGDQKELAEHLMLLDLGRNDVGRVAKIGTVRPTEKFVIERYSHVMHIVSNVVGELREGEDALSALLAGLPAGTVSGAPKVRAMQIIDELEPEKRGVYGGAVGYFAANGEMDMCIALRTGVIKDRQLYIQSGGGVVYDSDPEAEFQETVNKARALQRAAEEAARFVRGNG, encoded by the coding sequence ATGCGCATTTCTCCGGATTTCGAGGCGTTTCGCCCGGGCTGGGACGAGGGCCGCAACCAGCTTCTGACGATGCGGCTCGCCGCTGATCTGGACACGCCTGTCAGCCTGATGCTGAAACTCGCCGAGGCGGCGCCGAACAGTTTCGTGCTGGAAAGCGTGACCGGCGGCGAGGTCCGGGGACGCTATTCCATCGTCGGGATGCGGCCCGATCTGATCTGGGAATGCCGCGCCGGACAGGCCCGGATCAATCGCGAGGCACGCTATTCCGATAGGTTTGCCGATGACGATCGCCCCGCTCTGGATAGCCTGCGCGCGCTGATCGCGGAAAGCCGGATCGAGATGCCGGATGATGTGCCTGCCGCGGCGGCGGGGCTGTTCGGCTATCTCGGCTATGACATGATCCGGCTGGTCGAACATCTGCCGGATGTGAACCCGGACCCGCTCAACGTGCCGGATGCGATGCTTTTGCGGCCTTCGGTCGTGGCGGTGCTGGACGGGGTGAAGGGCGAGGTCACTCTTTGCGCGCCGGTCTGGCACGACAGCGCGATCAATGCCCGCGCCGCCTATGCCCAGGCGGCAGAACGGCTGGCCGAGGCGCTGCGCAGCCTTGACCGGATGCCGCATGAGCCTCGCGAGATGGGCCGCAGCCACGACATCGGCGCGCCGCGTTCGAATTTCACCCATGAGGGCTACAAGCAGGCGGTCGAAAAGGCAAAGGACTATATCCGCGCCGGCGACATCTTCCAGGTCGTGCCGGCGCAGCGTTGGGCGATGGAGTTCCCGCTGCCGCCGTTTTCGCTGTATCGCAGCCTGCGGCGCACGAACCCGTCGCCCTTCATGTTCTTCCTCAATCTCGAACCCGAAGAAGGCGGCTTCCAGATCGTCGGTGCCAGCCCCGAGATCCTCGTGCGGCTGCGCGACGGCGAGGTCACCATCCGGCCCATCGCGGGCACCCGTCCGCGCGGCGGGAACGAGGCCGAGGACCGCGCGCTCGAGGCCGATCTGCTGGGGGACCAGAAAGAGCTGGCAGAACATCTGATGCTGCTCGATCTGGGCCGCAACGATGTCGGGCGCGTGGCCAAGATCGGCACGGTGCGCCCGACCGAGAAATTCGTGATCGAGCGCTATAGCCATGTCATGCATATCGTCTCGAACGTCGTCGGAGAGCTGCGCGAGGGCGAGGATGCGCTGTCGGCATTGCTGGCCGGATTGCCCGCGGGGACGGTTTCCGGCGCGCCAAAGGTCCGTGCCATGCAGATCATCGACGAGCTGGAGCCTGAAAAGCGCGGCGTCTATGGGGGCGCGGTCGGGTATTTCGCCGCGAATGGCGAGATGGATATGTGCATCGCGCTGCGCACCGGCGTCATCAAGGACCGGCAGCTTTACATCCAGTCGGGCGGCGGCGTCGTCTATGACAGCGATCCCGAGGCCGAATTTCAGGAAACCGTCAACAAGGCCCGCGCGCTGCAACGTGCCGCCGAAGAGGCCGCGCGCTTCGTGCGTGGCAATGGCTGA
- a CDS encoding peptidylprolyl isomerase, whose translation MSSLRTKGKSTIVWILMGLLLLGLGGFGVTNFSGGSTEIGSVGATEIDAQSYARVLDNQLTDLARQTGQRMSMDEARSMGVTRSVQAQLFTSAALEEEARQAGVSVGDRNVAEAITGAGAFQGPGGFDRAAYAEVLRREGLSEGEFEDDVRADQSKLILQDAVVSGVEASPAQVERLVEWTLEQRDVSWIELTEADLTAPVSEPDEDTLRAWHQANEDRFTAPEIRKISYAWLTPEMLAGSVELDQDALRDLYASRADEYDQPARRLVGRLVFESEEAAQAARDRIDAGEANFETIAGERGLSLADTDLGEVTEAGLGAAGGPVFAAEDNGVVGPVETDLGPALFSVNAILDPVSISFEEALPDLRAEAAADRARRVIADQGPGIEDLLAGGTTLEQLAEETEMAFGQIDWTDENEPVPGEIGGYTAFRQQAAAVTQEDYPELFELDDGGIFALRLDEIVPPTLIPFEEVRDRVAEDWAQAEARRQLVSIAEEMEVQAVAETIPQPDAVTVRDGDADAAGESATASPAEGEGSQSGQAASGGAAEPAAASETIAAPQNWITEKGLYRDGYVENAPASLVPEAFALDEGETEILEDGNRVALIRVDRIIPADLEGQVAADATARLQQRMNGSLQTDIFDYYARAIQAENGISINQSAVAAVESQM comes from the coding sequence ATGAGCAGCCTGCGCACCAAGGGCAAATCGACCATTGTCTGGATCTTGATGGGGCTGCTGCTGCTTGGTCTGGGCGGGTTCGGGGTCACCAATTTCTCGGGCGGTTCAACCGAGATCGGTTCGGTCGGCGCGACCGAGATCGACGCGCAGAGCTATGCCCGCGTGCTCGACAACCAGCTGACCGACCTGGCCCGGCAGACTGGCCAGCGGATGAGCATGGATGAAGCGCGCAGCATGGGCGTGACCCGCTCGGTGCAGGCGCAGCTTTTCACCTCGGCGGCGCTTGAGGAAGAGGCGCGTCAGGCGGGCGTCTCGGTCGGCGATCGCAACGTGGCCGAAGCGATCACCGGCGCGGGTGCGTTTCAGGGGCCGGGCGGGTTCGACCGCGCCGCTTACGCCGAGGTGCTGCGCCGCGAGGGCCTGTCCGAGGGCGAGTTCGAGGACGATGTCCGCGCCGACCAGTCCAAGCTGATCCTTCAGGATGCCGTCGTGTCCGGCGTCGAGGCGTCTCCGGCGCAGGTCGAGCGTCTGGTCGAATGGACGCTCGAGCAGCGCGACGTGTCATGGATCGAGCTTACCGAGGCGGATCTGACCGCGCCGGTCAGCGAACCGGATGAGGACACGCTGCGTGCATGGCATCAGGCCAATGAGGACCGCTTCACCGCGCCAGAGATCCGCAAGATCAGCTATGCCTGGCTGACGCCAGAGATGCTGGCCGGCTCGGTCGAGCTGGATCAGGACGCGCTGCGCGATCTCTACGCGTCGCGGGCCGATGAATACGATCAGCCGGCGCGGCGTCTGGTCGGGCGGCTCGTGTTCGAAAGCGAAGAGGCGGCGCAGGCGGCGCGGGATCGCATTGATGCGGGCGAGGCGAATTTCGAGACCATTGCCGGGGAGCGCGGGCTGAGCCTTGCCGATACCGATCTGGGCGAGGTCACCGAGGCCGGGCTGGGCGCTGCGGGCGGCCCGGTCTTTGCGGCCGAGGATAACGGCGTTGTCGGGCCGGTCGAGACCGATCTGGGCCCGGCGCTGTTCTCGGTCAATGCGATCCTCGATCCGGTGAGCATCAGCTTCGAGGAGGCGCTGCCCGATCTGCGTGCCGAAGCCGCCGCCGACCGCGCCCGCCGGGTCATCGCCGATCAGGGGCCCGGCATCGAGGATCTGCTGGCCGGCGGCACGACGCTGGAACAGCTTGCCGAGGAAACCGAGATGGCGTTCGGTCAGATCGACTGGACCGATGAGAACGAGCCGGTGCCGGGTGAGATCGGCGGTTACACCGCGTTCCGCCAGCAGGCCGCGGCGGTCACGCAGGAGGATTATCCCGAGCTGTTCGAGCTGGATGATGGCGGGATCTTCGCGCTTCGGCTGGATGAGATCGTGCCGCCGACGCTGATCCCCTTCGAAGAGGTGCGCGACCGCGTCGCCGAGGACTGGGCACAGGCCGAGGCACGCCGTCAGCTTGTCTCGATCGCCGAGGAGATGGAGGTGCAGGCCGTGGCCGAAACCATCCCTCAGCCCGATGCGGTGACGGTGCGCGACGGGGATGCGGATGCAGCCGGGGAAAGCGCGACGGCCAGCCCGGCGGAGGGCGAAGGATCACAGTCCGGTCAAGCCGCCTCGGGCGGCGCGGCGGAGCCTGCCGCTGCATCCGAGACCATCGCGGCGCCGCAAAACTGGATCACCGAGAAAGGTCTTTATCGCGACGGCTATGTCGAAAACGCGCCGGCCTCGCTGGTCCCCGAAGCCTTCGCGCTCGATGAGGGTGAGACCGAGATCCTCGAGGATGGCAACCGCGTGGCGCTGATCCGCGTGGACCGGATCATCCCCGCCGATCTGGAGGGGCAGGTCGCGGCCGATGCCACGGCCAGGTTGCAGCAGCGTATGAACGGGTCGTTGCAAACCGATATTTTCGATTATTACGCCCGCGCCATACAGGCCGAGAACGGGATCTCGATCAACCAGTCGGCGGTGGCCGCCGTCGAATCGCAGATGTGA
- a CDS encoding aminotransferase has protein sequence MTPTNPALATTFAPPVMEARRWLAGAEFPPDRPLLNVSQAAPVEPPPEPLRRVIAEAAMMRNEAHLYGPVLGNDDLRETLSASWSRFYDHPVAPDRVAITQGCNQAFCAAIASLAGAGDEVIIPVPWYFNHKMWLDMQQIRAVPLCCGPDMVPRAGDAAALIGPRSRAIVLVTPNNPTGAEYPADTLREFYELARAHGLALIVDETYRDFDSRDGPPHDLLRQHGAEETLIQLYSFSKVFRLTGHRVGALITGPQRLAEIEKFLDTVAISTGQLGQIAAEWGLRNLTGWVASERQEILGRADAMREATRDLPGWKLLSAGAYFAWVEHPFDQGAEVIARHLVREAGVLMLPGTMFMPDGEGRQAMRIAFANIDRQGIATLTARLAGFSRNGAANART, from the coding sequence ATGACGCCGACAAACCCCGCCCTTGCCACGACCTTCGCGCCTCCGGTGATGGAAGCGCGGCGCTGGCTCGCCGGCGCCGAGTTTCCACCCGACCGTCCGCTGCTGAATGTCAGCCAGGCCGCCCCGGTCGAGCCGCCGCCCGAGCCGCTGCGCCGGGTCATTGCCGAGGCGGCGATGATGCGCAACGAGGCGCATCTCTACGGTCCGGTCCTCGGCAATGACGATCTGCGCGAGACGCTTTCCGCCAGCTGGTCGCGCTTTTACGATCACCCCGTCGCCCCGGACCGGGTTGCGATCACGCAGGGATGCAATCAGGCCTTCTGTGCGGCCATTGCCTCTTTGGCCGGTGCGGGGGATGAGGTCATCATCCCGGTGCCGTGGTATTTCAATCACAAGATGTGGCTTGACATGCAGCAGATCCGCGCCGTGCCGCTTTGCTGCGGGCCGGACATGGTCCCGCGTGCCGGGGATGCGGCGGCGCTGATCGGACCGCGCAGCCGCGCCATCGTGCTGGTCACGCCGAACAACCCGACAGGCGCCGAATACCCGGCAGATACGCTGCGCGAATTCTATGAATTGGCCCGCGCGCATGGTCTGGCGCTGATCGTTGACGAGACCTATCGCGATTTCGACAGCCGTGACGGCCCGCCCCATGACCTGCTGCGCCAGCACGGTGCGGAGGAGACGCTGATCCAGCTTTACAGCTTTTCCAAGGTGTTCCGACTGACCGGGCATCGCGTCGGTGCGCTGATCACCGGACCGCAGAGGCTCGCAGAGATCGAGAAATTTCTCGATACGGTGGCGATCTCTACCGGGCAGCTCGGTCAGATCGCGGCGGAGTGGGGCTTGCGCAATCTGACCGGCTGGGTGGCCAGTGAACGGCAAGAAATCCTCGGGCGGGCCGATGCGATGCGGGAGGCGACGCGGGATCTGCCCGGCTGGAAGCTGCTCTCGGCCGGGGCCTATTTCGCCTGGGTCGAGCATCCGTTCGATCAGGGGGCGGAGGTGATCGCGCGCCATCTGGTCCGCGAGGCCGGCGTGCTGATGCTGCCGGGAACGATGTTCATGCCCGATGGCGAGGGTCGGCAGGCGATGCGCATCGCCTTCGCCAATATCGACCGACAGGGCATCGCCACGCTGACCGCGCGGCTGGCCGGGTTCAGCCGCAACGGGGCCGCTAACGCGCGCACTTGA
- a CDS encoding anthranilate synthase component II gives MILLIDNYDSFTWNLVHYLGEEGAEVEVRRNDALSVADALAMQPDGIVISPGPCDPARAGICLDLIRAVAERKDLPLFGVCLGHQAIGEAFGGRVVRADRIMHGKVDAISHDATGVFSGLPSPLQATRYHSLNVAPDSLPNALRVTARTDDGAIMGLIHHALPIEGVQFHPESIASEHGHAMIRNFLQRCSTPEPA, from the coding sequence ATGATCCTGCTTATCGACAATTACGACAGCTTCACCTGGAATCTCGTGCATTATCTGGGCGAGGAAGGCGCCGAGGTCGAGGTGCGGCGCAATGATGCGCTCTCGGTGGCCGATGCGCTCGCCATGCAGCCTGACGGCATCGTGATCTCTCCCGGCCCCTGCGACCCGGCACGGGCGGGGATATGCCTCGATCTGATCCGGGCGGTGGCCGAACGCAAAGACCTGCCGCTTTTCGGGGTCTGCCTGGGCCATCAGGCGATCGGCGAGGCGTTTGGCGGTCGCGTGGTCCGCGCCGACCGGATCATGCATGGCAAGGTGGACGCGATCAGCCATGACGCGACCGGGGTTTTCTCAGGGCTGCCCTCGCCCCTGCAAGCGACGCGATATCACTCGCTGAACGTCGCGCCCGACAGCCTGCCCAATGCGCTGCGCGTGACCGCGCGGACGGATGACGGCGCGATCATGGGGCTTATCCATCACGCGCTGCCCATCGAAGGCGTCCAGTTTCATCCCGAATCCATCGCCTCGGAACATGGTCACGCCATGATCCGCAACTTTCTGCAACGCTGCTCAACGCCGGAACCTGCATGA
- the trpD gene encoding anthranilate phosphoribosyltransferase, translating into MTTDIRPLIGLAAERPLTQGEADAAFAALFEGAATPAQIGGLLMAMRVRGETVDEMAAATGAMRARMNRITAPEGAMDIVGTGGDGRKTLNISTAAALVVAGAGVPVAKHGNKALSSRSGAADALTELGINIMATPAQSQAALKEAGLCFMMAPVHHPAMRHVGPPRAELGTRTIFNLLGPMTNPAGVKRQLTGTFDAKWCRPMAATLREMGSDHVWLLHGSDGTDELAISGDSFVVELKDGEITEFTVTPEDAGLPRHDFSEIVGGDAAHNAAAVRALLDGEKSGYRDAVLLNAAAALLVAGRAGDLREGAAMAAESIDSGAAGTKLAALARAVPV; encoded by the coding sequence ATGACGACCGATATCCGCCCGCTGATCGGGCTTGCCGCCGAACGCCCCCTGACACAGGGAGAGGCCGACGCCGCCTTTGCCGCGCTGTTCGAAGGGGCTGCGACGCCCGCGCAGATCGGCGGCCTGCTGATGGCGATGCGGGTGCGCGGCGAGACGGTCGACGAAATGGCCGCCGCCACCGGCGCGATGCGGGCGCGGATGAACCGGATCACCGCACCGGAAGGCGCGATGGACATTGTCGGCACCGGCGGAGACGGGCGCAAGACGCTGAACATCTCGACCGCTGCGGCGCTTGTGGTTGCCGGCGCCGGAGTGCCAGTCGCCAAGCATGGCAACAAGGCGCTCTCGTCGAGATCCGGCGCGGCCGATGCGCTGACCGAGCTTGGCATCAACATCATGGCCACCCCGGCGCAGTCGCAGGCGGCGCTGAAGGAAGCCGGGCTTTGCTTCATGATGGCGCCGGTCCATCACCCGGCGATGCGCCATGTCGGCCCGCCCCGCGCCGAGCTGGGGACGCGCACGATTTTCAACCTGCTCGGCCCGATGACCAATCCCGCCGGGGTCAAGCGCCAGCTGACCGGCACATTCGACGCGAAATGGTGCCGCCCGATGGCGGCAACGCTGCGCGAGATGGGGTCGGACCATGTCTGGCTGCTGCACGGCTCGGACGGAACCGATGAGCTTGCGATCTCTGGCGACAGTTTTGTGGTCGAACTGAAAGACGGCGAGATCACCGAGTTCACCGTCACCCCGGAGGATGCCGGGCTGCCGCGTCATGATTTCTCCGAGATCGTGGGCGGCGACGCCGCGCATAATGCCGCAGCGGTCCGAGCGCTGCTCGACGGCGAAAAAAGCGGCTACCGCGATGCGGTCTTGCTGAATGCCGCTGCGGCTCTGTTGGTTGCGGGGCGCGCGGGCGATCTGCGCGAAGGGGCCGCGATGGCCGCGGAGAGTATCGATTCGGGCGCGGCGGGCACCAAGCTTGCCGCCCTCGCCCGCGCGGTGCCGGTGTGA